The genomic region AATCTCCTCCTGATAGGGTTTGATCCCTCCTCGGACAAAGAGGAACACGTGCTTCTCCCCCGACCCGACCGGAACCCGGATTTCCCCCGTGGCCGACGTCACGCCGACCCAGGTACCGTCCCGGTACACGCTGACATCAGCAAAGGGCCGCTCCGAGCCCTCCCTCCCGGCCTTGACCGTGAGCGCCACCGCGGAGTCGAAGGCCGCCTCCGCCGCGCGGGGAAGCAGGATTGCGGTGTCCCCCACCACCGGCGGCTGCGCACCCTTCTGCAGCTCCACGCGGGAGAACTCCGGGTCCACCCGCCGCACCACCGCACGTCCGAGGGGAGCGAGCTTGGGCGGTAGGCTGCCGTCCCAGTGATAGAGGGCCACGGCATGGCCTTTGTTCACGCGACGGTCCTTCCCTGAGCCCAGGCTGGTGATGACGCGCCCTTCCTCGAAGCCCACGACGTGGCCTTCGAAGGGAAAGACTTCCAGAATCTTGGAGGAGACGGCCTCCGCCAGGGCCTTGATGCGCGAGGGCTTGCCCACCTCCGCGAAGCCCCCGATTGGGCGGCCCTTGACCCAGGCCATCTTCACCGAGAGCAGGAGACCCGCCTCGGAGCGGGTCACGAGGACGGAGACCACGGCGTCGGCCGTCTTCTCGCTCTCCGCCTTCTCGAAGCAAGCGTGCGAGAACAGCTGGTCCGAAAGCTTGTCTCCAATCTCCGGCAGGGAGGCATCGATCTCGGCGTCCCCCGGACTCCCGCTCTTGGGCGGAAGAAGCGCGATACGGTACACGGGCGCCTCGCGGGGAACCAGGGCAACGACAATCTGGGCCGCCTTTCGAGGGGGAACTTTAGCCGTGGCGGGCTGGGGCAGGAAGCCGTCCTTCTTCACCTCCAGATCCCCCTCCTTGTCGGGGGCCTGGTATTTCAGGGTACCGGCCGCATCCGTCTTGCCGATGGGCTTCCCTCCCAGGACCACGTCGGCCCCCGGTACGGGAACCGGGCGTTCCATGGCCTCGTACGCCACCAGGATCTTTCCGTAGACGGCCCCGATCTTCACCAGGGGGACGACAAACGTCTCCCCCGCGCGGAGGGAGGCCGTCTGCTCAAAGGGCTGGAAATCCTTCAGTCTCACGGAGACCTTCGCCGAGCGAGACATGCTCGTCCCCAAGTCCACGCTCACGTGACCACTGGGGTCCAGCTTCGCCGGCTTTCCGTCGATCCGGATGTCCGCCCCCGTCGCGGGTGCACCCCCCGACTGGAGGTCGATCGTGGCCGCGAGGGCCGCGGGCTCGAGCTTCGCCTCGATCGAATATTCTCGCGTCTCCGGCCGGTCATCCTCCCACTTGCGCACCACTACCGTCTGTCGCCAGGGCTTGAATTGCATCCCCGGACGGTCGAGGGCGGCGGAGAGGGCGACCTCCTCTCCGACCTCCTTGGTAAACGTGAAGGAGAGCCTCCCCTCCGCGTCGGTCTGGCCCTGGACCTTCCCCAGGGCCTCCACGGAGACCCCGGGCAGGGCATCGCCCTGCGGCGTGACGGCCTTGAACTTGAGGGTGAGAGTCGGAGGCTCCTTCCGACACCCCGACCCGGCCAGGCCGAGAGCCAAGACCAACGCCGCCGCACCGGCCACGCGCATCCAATTCTTCATGGAGTGACCCCTCTCTTCGGGACCATAGGACCGTCAGCGACCTCCTACCCGGGGTCGAGAACGACTCGGCCTCACGGGGCGAGATCAACCACCTCTTTCCGGGGCTTGTTCCTCGGACTCACAGGGGCGGCTTGATCTTCACCTCTCCAGGGGTAGGGATGTTCTCCTCCTGACTCTCCTTGACCGACTTACCCTTGGACTCGCGGATCTTCTTTAGAACGAAGGGCGCTTCCTTAGTCCCATGCTTTCCAAGCAAGACCGTTGTCCTCCCGATCACGAATCCGGGGAGAACAGCCTCCACCGTGTACTTGCCGGGCGGGAGCTCCGGCGAACGATACTTCCCCTGGACGTCGGTCTGGACGGAGACCACCGACTCCTCGATCTTCCCGCCGAGGTTGATGAAGTTGAGGGTGACCCCCGGGACAGGGGGGGGTGGAAGAGGGGCGCCGCTTTCATCAACGAGGGTCGCCTTGCCCAGGATGCGTGGCGCCGCACAACCCCCGCTTCCCATGAGGATCGTGAGAACGCAGCCCGCGTGCAGGAGCCTATGCCTCATTGTCCTTCTCCTCTCTTGACACCAGCTTGCCCTCCGCCCTGAGGGGGGCTCGACGCGCCGTCCCCTATGTCCACTAGCCCCAACTCACCCGCGGTCGTGGTCACGAGGAACCCGCTCCCCGCCCGCGTGGCCGAGGCCAGGGGCTCGCCGAGGTCCGCGCTCTCCAAGAGACGGCCCTCTAGAAGATCGGCCCGGTGGGCTCCTCCGGAGCGGTCGACCCACAGGAGAGACTTCCCCCTGATGTCCGCTCCCAAGGCCGGCGATTCGACCTTCCCCTGGAACTTCATCTCCCCCGAGACCCAATCGTGGACTCGGACGTCTGTGGCGCCCATGATCACGAGGTACGCCGACTGCGGAATGACCTCGTAGCGATCCTCGCCGGAAACGTGCAGCCGCCACGACTCGTGGCCGTATTCGTCCAAGCCCACCAAGTAACCGGCTTCGGAGCGCACCACCATGCGCCCCCGCGCGACCTGGATCTCCGTCAGGCGCTCGTCCAAGCTCTTTTCCCAGGTCTTGACGAGGCGACCCTCGGAGGGGCGGGACCCCACCGGCGGGGGCTCCCAGGCAACTTCGAACACGCTTCCCTGCCGGGTCGCCGCCACCCAGGAGCGGGCCGATGCGGACCGCACGGGAAGAAGGTCTCCCCCTGCCGACAACGGCTCACCCCCGAGGATCCCCGAGGGCCACACCGCCCGCAGGCTCCCCTCCCCATCGTCCACTAGCCAGGGGGCCGCTTTGGGGTCCCCGCCCACCGCGGGCGGGGCCACCGACCGAAAGCGACCGCGAAGACTCCACTGGAGGACGCCGTCCACGGGATTCAAGGCGTGAACGCGTCCGCCCGCCACCACCCCCAGGGTCCCTTCTCCCGTCACAGGACCGGCGTCGCCGCCGAGGATTCTCCTCCAGACCACGCGACCCGTAGACGGGTCGAGCCCGAAAATCTCCTCCCCGGCCACGGCCAGGACGCGTCCGGACGCCAGAACAGGAAGGCCCGAGGACCCTTGCCCGGCTCGATACCGCCCACGGGGGCGGAGCGTCGCGGCGTCGAAGACGTACGCCCAGCCGTCTTCGGTGCCGAAAGCCACATTCGGTCCGAACAGACGAGCGGGCCCGAAGAGGGGACCGGAGATATCGAACGCCTCCTGCGCCATCAGAGCCTGTTTCTCCCCCTCCGAGTAGGTTTTCTCGCCTTCAAGCATGGCGTCGGCGAACCGCCGCTTGAGTTGCTCCGCCGCCGCCTTGGGATAGTCCGCGAGCCTGGTGCCCGTGCCGAGGTCCAGGCCTACCAGCACCTTGGAGACCGCCAAGAGCCTCGGCGCCACGCCGCCGGGCGACTGCAGCAGGAGCGCCGCCGGGCCCTCGGAGGAGCCGGGCTGAGTCCAGCGCGGTTGCCCGGATGGAGAATAGGCAAGGACCGTCCCCTCCGCGGTGACGGCCGCCACAGACTCCGGGCCCACAAACGGAGCACTCGCGAGCTTCCCGGGCAGGGCCGAGGACCAGTGAACTCGGCCCGTAGCCGTGTCGTAGGCGATCAGCTGACCGTCCCCGGTCCCGCAAAGCGCCAGCCGCGGCTTTTCCCCGAAGAGCACCGGGGGATGCACGGCGAGGTCGGGCAGGCCCACCTTCCAGCGGACGCGGCCGGTGGCGGCGTCGATGCGAAGGAAGGCCTTGGCCCTCGTGACCACGAAGACATCTCCCCCCTCCACGATCGCGGGAGCCTCCGCCCGGCCCCCGATGTCGACCGCCCACAGCAGGCGACCATCCGCGGCCCCCAACCCCAGAAGCCGGTTCCGCCAGGTGGCCACGAAGACCGCATCGCCGCCGTCCCACCCCACGGAACTGGCTCGCTCGCCGAGCTCCCGGCGCCACCGAAGGGAGAGCTCCGCACGCGGAGAGAGGGTCCAGAGGCCGATCGAGCCCTCTTTGCTCGCCAGAGCCAGGCCCGAGTCCGTGAAGGCGACCCCGTAGGGAGCCGATGCGTCGACGGCGAGCCGCTTCTGTCTCTGCAGCGATCCGTCGGGGCCCAGGGTAAAGATGTAGGCCGCACCCGGGACCGAGACCTCTATAGGCCGCCCACTCGTCCCCGCCGCGGCGGGCGAGGCCCGGAGAGACTCGGCTCCCAGGTCCACCAACCAGGCCAGCCGCGGCCTCCGACCCGTGTCGACAACCGGGGCTGGGGACACGGCGGCCCCCGGAGCCCCCTGCGGGCCCAGGGGCAGCGCATCGGCGCTAGGGATTTGCGCCAGAACCGAGAAGAGGAAATAGGCCAAGCCCATGCCGACGACCCTTCGAAGCCGGGTTGAGGGGCGTCCGGGTGGCTGCCGCGATGCCCGGCCCGAGGCGGCGAGGGGCGGGGCGCACCGGCAGGTCGCCGCGACCGCGGCACTCGGACTCAGGCCGCCCCTTTCTGCAAACTGTTCACGGAATGACCATTAGGATCCTACCAATAAGCGTTCTGCCCTGCAAGGGACACTCGGCTTGTCTCCGGAGGGTCCGTTGGGGGTTCAGGCGCGTGGCCTGCTCAGCAACAAGAACCTCAATCAAAAGGGTAAAAGCCCACGCTGTGCACCCCGGAAGGAAGTGTGGGGCGGGTGGGGGTACACTTAGCACCCGTCGGCGACCCGCCGCCACTCCGACGGCGGGTGGTCCAGCCAGTATTGACCAACGTGGGGCAGGCGCCAGTGTCGAGTCCCAATGAGGGCGACCGCGAACCCGCGCCGAAGCCGATCGGGCCCGGTTTGGGAATGGCCGAGAGCCATCTGCCGACTAACTTCGGGCGCTACCAGGTCAAGGGCCTTGTAGGCGAAGGGTCCATGGGCCGGGTCTATCGGGCCTTCGACCCCAGGGCCCAGCGCATCGTCGCCATCAAGACCCTGAAGAGCGAGCACCTGTCGAGCTCCCGGGGCCACGATTATCTGAACCGCTTTCGAAGGGAAGCCCAAGCCGCCGGCAACCTGGCCCATCCCCACATCATCACCATCTTCGACGTGGGCGAAGACTACTTCGTCATGGAGCTGCTGGAAGGCCAAACCCTGGCCTCCCTTCTCCGGCCGACGGGGACGTTCGAGCTTCCGGAAGCGCTCCGCATCCTGGGCCTAGTGGCCGAGGGTCTCGACCACGCCCACAGCAAGGGCATCATCCACCGGGACATTAAGCCATCAAACATCATGCTCCTCCCCGATGGGCGCCCAAAGATCATGGATTTTGGCGTCGCGCACCTCTCCTCCACGGTGATCACGACCGCGGGGGAGTTCGTGGGTTCGCCGTCTTACATGGCCCCCGAGCAGGTTACGAGCAGCAAGGCCTCGCCCCGCACCGACCTCTTCTCTTTCGCCGTCGTGGCCTACGAGATGCTGACGGGGAGAAGACCGTTCGAGGGAGAGTCCATCGCCCAGACCGTTTATGCCATCGTCAACGCGGAAGCGGTCTGTCCCTCCTCCTGGAACCCCGCTCTGCCCCGGCACTACGACGTCGTGTTTCGACGAGCCCTCGCCAAGGACCCGAGCGTGCGCTACGCGAATGCCACCGCCTTCATGGCCGCTTTGGGCCGGCGGAGTGCGGACAACGTCGTCTCCGCGATGGCGGCGGCCGAGTCCTCTCTCCCGGAAGGGGACGTGCCTCCCGTGGGCGATGTCACCACTCATGACCTCAAGGCGCCCCCGGGAGCGCCGGAGAGTGCGCCCGGGACGCCGGCCGTCCGCTTTGCCGCGTGGTCACACCGCCTTCCGCCCCTCCTTCTGGCAGCCCTGGCTCTGTCCGCGACCGTCGCTTTGATCGCGCTCCGCGCCCCGCGTCCGGCCGGACGGTCCACGGAGTCGCCCTCTTCTCTCCTGACCGGAGCCATTGAGATCACGACCGACCCCGTGGGCGCCCAGGTCTGGGTGGACAATACGAAGAGGGGACTATCGCCACTGACTCTCTCGGGGGTACTCCCCGGCCGACACGCGGTCCGGGTCGCCCTCCCCGGGTTCTCCTCCGGGGAGTTGGCCTTGGACGTGCCCGCGGGAGCGTTCGCCGTGCCTCTGCGCTTCAATCTGCAGCCGGCGAATGCCATCCTCCAAATCCGTTCGGCGCCCGATGGAGCCCTCGTGTTCGTTGATGGCCACCCCCGGGGAACAACGCCCATCACCACCCTCTCCGTGTCCCCGGGCAAGCATGGGGTGGAGCTCACGCTCAAGGGTTTCGCGCCCTGGTTTGAGGCCGTCCAGGCGAGTGCTGGCGACCGGATGCCCCTTCTCGGCAGGCTCCAGCCCGAACCAGGCAACGCGCCGCCGAGCGCGCACTTGAGGAGCTTGGGGTGGGTCCACGAGGGGGACTTCTTGGAACCGGGGCCGGACGTGACGCCTCCGCGGAAGATCTCGGGGGAGAGCGCCCCCTACCCCGAGCCCGCCCGAAAGCTCAAGCTGCGGGGCACGGTTGCGGTCGAGATGACGATCACCACTCGGGGAGAGCCCACCGACCTTCGAGTCGTGGAGTCGGCGGGAGCGGCCCTGGATGATGCCGTCCTCGCCGCCGTCCGCACGTGGCGCTACGCTACGGCGGAAAAGAACGGGGTCAAGGTCCAAACCCGCGTCCGCGTCCAACAGGACTTCGAGGGCGGACGCCAGACCCGCGCGGAGACTACCTTCCCGTAACCAGTCGCCCTGACGGGCGGGCCTACGCCGGATCCAGGATCGGAACCGATCGGCCCCTCCCCCATTTCCCTCCGTGGGTCCCAGTGAAGTCCAGGGAACTCAAGATCAAGCTTCGCGTTCCGGCCCGCCACGGACAGGCGTGAGCCGGTTGGTCCGGAGCCGGACGTGGCCTTTCCGGTTTCCGGACATGTGCAGGAGGGGTCTGGAAGGCGAAGTGCTTTCCCACGAACGAGATGGCTTCTTGCTGGGGTCCGGCATGGCCTGTGCAACTGCCCAGTAGTGAGAAGGGCTGCTCTCCGGGTCGGCCGGGGAGAGAGCCGCGGACGCATTGGAGACTAACGATGCCAGGATTTCCCACGGCGGGCGGACCAACAAGAACATACTCGGTCTCCTGTCACAATTGCCACGCTCCTTTTGACGCCTTCGACACGCACTGGTGCTCCTGCGCCGCCGTGGGGCGCACCCTCGTCTGCCCGAGCTGCCGGACGTGCTTCTGCGCGGCCCCGCCCGCATACAAGCGGAGCTTCTGGATCGACGCCCCCGGAGGCCTGTGGGATCTGCCGCTCGCGGAGCAGACGCCCGAAGGGGCCCCCGAGAGGAACCCGCACCCGAGCCAGCTCATGCGGCCGCTCGTGTTGCTCGTGGACAACGAACCGCAGATCCGGAGGGTGGTGAGCCGGGCGATCCAGAGCCTGGGCTTCGGGATGATCCGGGGCACTAACGGCGAGGAAGCCCTGCTCCTCGCCAAGGAGTACCAGCCGGACCTGATCCTCACCGACGCCCTCATCCCCGGGCTGGACGGGCGGGAGATGTGCGGTCATATCAAGGCCGACCCCGAGACCGCGCGCATCCGCGTCGTGGTCATGACCGTCCTCTACCCGAACGTCATGTACGCGATGGAAGCCTACAAGAAGTTCAAGGTCGACGAGTACGTGACCAAGCCCCTGGAATTCGAGGCGCTGCGAGCCCTCCTCCGAAGGCACCTGGGTGAGCCGCCGGAATGGGCCCAGTGCTCGACCGGGTAGGGACGCTGGTGGGTCGGGCGGGACCGGCGCCACCGGCCAAGGCCACGGGCTGACGACAAGGTGCCAGAGGCCGCGGGCTTAGCCGCGGGAGGTGATCTCCTCCCCGTGGACCCGGTACTCCGCCACGAAGACCCGCGCGATCTTGGGATCGAACTGCGTCCCCGCGAAGGCTTGGATCTCGTTGAGGGCATCCTCCGACGATCGCTTCCGGCCGTAGGGCGTGCCCCGCGTCATCGCGTCGAAGGCCTCCGCCACCGCCACCACCCGCGCGCCCAAGGGGATCTCCTCGCCGCTCAGGCTCCGGGGGTAGCCTTTGCCGTTCCACCACTCGTGGTGGCCGTGGATCATGGGCAGGATGTCCGCCCAGACCGTGATCGGCTTCAGGAGCTCGGCGCCCAGGGCGGGATGTTGCTGGATGTGGCGGCGGACCTCCGGAGAAGCATAGTTCGGCGACTTCAGGATGGCGGGGTCGAGACGGATCTTCCCTATGTCGTGGAGCAGGCCCGCGAAATGCACGCTGCGCCGCTCCGCGTCCGTCATGCCCAGGCGCCGGGTCACCATGTCGGAGAGGGCGGCCACCCCCCGCGAGTGTCCAGGGGGAAAGATGTCCATCCCCTCCATGACCGAGACCAGAATCTCCGAGGTGTGGGTGAAGAAGTTGATGGCCCGCTCCTGGGCGAGCGCGTTCTCGATGGCGACCGCGGCCTGGCGGGCCAGACTCGCGAGCAGATCCCGCTCCTCGGGTCCGAAGGCGCCGCTCTTCGCCCCCGCGATGGTCAGGGCGCCGCGGATCCCTCCGTGGTGAAGGCCCGCGCAAACGAATCCCGGCCGGTCCAAGGGCATCTCATCACAGCGAACGGAGTAGCGGGGGTGGTCCTGGGCACGCGCCAGAAGCACCGTCTCCCCCGTTCCCGCGACCAGGGTGGCGATTCCCTCCTGCTCACCCAGCCGCGCCGCAGGCAGGGAGTCGCTCCCCTCCCCCACCGCCAGCTGCACCCTCATCCCCCCTTCCGCCATGGGCTCGAAGAGCAGGGCCCGCCCCGCCGCCGCCCCGCACAGCTCCTTGGCGGAGGCCACCAGCCCGGCCAGGAGCCGATCGAGATGGGGCTCACCCGTGAGAACGACACCCACGTCGAGGAGGGCCCGCAGGTGCCGGTTGGAGCGACTCAGCCGCTCCAGGAGCTCGCGGTTCTCGCGCAACAGGCGCCATCGCTCCACGGCTTGACGGACCGAGCGCTCCAGCCGGGCCACCTGCAGGTTGGCCTTGCCGATGTAGTCGAACACGCCATGGCGGATTCCCTCGATCGCGGAATCCATGTCCCCGTGCCCGGTCAGGATCAGGATCTGGGTGTCGGGGCTCACGCCACGGATCCCGTCCGCCAGCTCGAGGCCGCCCATCTTGGGCATGATGAGGTCGAGGACCGCGGCCGCAAACGACCCGTCGCGCGCTCTCTCCAGGGCCTCGAGAGGATCGGTGAGAGAGACCGTTTCGAAGCCCCTCTCCGTCAAGACCTCGGCCACCAGGCCGCCAAAGGACGGCTCGTCATCCACCACGAGGATTCGAGAAGGAGGCAGGCCCATGGACGCTTGATACCTGCTCCGGATCCTAGGCGCCTTTCCCCAGGAGTGTCAACAACGAGGCCGGAGAAGCGTGTGCTAGACTCTCGCCGTGGCCGCCGCGGCGAAGCCCGAGGGCCTTGTAGTAGCGATCGTGGGCGAGGGGACCGACTCCCGCAGCTGGGCCTCTGTCTTGGGAGCGCGCGGCTTCCGAGTTGTCCACGGCGAGGAACTCTCCGCCCTGCTCCCCGAGCACCCGGTTCTGACCCTCATCTTTAGCGAGCCCAAGGATGCCCCCAAGACCGTGACCGAGGTGGCTGGTCTGCCCTCCCCGCCGCCCGTCACCCTCTTCATGGGCCCCCTTGACGAAGAGCATCCCCACACCCGGTTCGTGCACACCCTGATCGAGGCCAAGCGCGAGTGGGAGGGGACATTCGACGCCATCGTGGATCCGGTGGCGCTGGTGGACGGCGGGGGCTTGCTGGTGCGGGCCAACCTGGGCCTGGCCCGCGTCCTCGGCTGCTCGATCCGCGAGATCATCTCCTCCCCCTACCGCGAGGTCCTGGGCGAGCCTCGGCCCGGTTTCCCCGACCCTATCGCCTTGAGCCTCGCCGACGGTCGGCCCCGCACCGAGGAGACGCGCTTCATGAAGCTCGAGGGCACCCTGCAGGTGACGACCTCTCCCCTGCTCGGCGAGGCGGACGGCCGCCGGGGGCTGGTCGTGATCCTCAAGGACGTGAGCGAGTTCAAGGAGAACCAGGAGCGCCTCCTCCAGGCCGTCCGGCTGGCCGATGTCGGCCAACTCGCCGCGGGCGTCGCCCACGAGATCAACACCCCACTCGCCTCCATGGCCCTGCGGGCGGAGAGTCTCCTCCAGAACGCCCAGGACCCCCGCCTGCTCGCCATTGACACCTTCAAGAACTTTCCGCGCTACCTGAAGACGATCGACGAGGAGATCTTCCGCTGCAAGAAGATCATCGGCGCCCTTCTGGATTTCAGCCGCAGCCGCAAGCCGGAGGTGCGCATCACGGACCTGAACGCCCTCGCGGAGAGGGCGACCGAGCTCGTGGATCACCAGATGCGGCTCAAGCAGGTGACGCTCTCCCTCCGGCTCGACCCCGACCTGCGGCATATCGAGGCCGACGACGGCCAGATCCGGCAGGTTCTCATCGCCCTGCTCATGAACGCCCTGGACGCGACCTCGGCCGGGGGCCACGTGGTGGTCGAGACGCGGCAGGACGGCGATCACGGCGTCTCCCTCTCCGTGACCGACGACGGGGTGGGGATCCCGACCGAGAATCTGCCCAAGATTTTCAGCCCCTTCTTCACCACCAAGCCGCTCGGGCAGGGGACGGGCTTGGGCCTGGCCGTCTGCCACGGTATCGTGGCCGGCCATGGAGGCGAGATCCGCGTGGAGAGCGAGGTCGGGAGGGGCACGCGGTTCGCCATGGTCCTGCCCACGGCCAGAAAAGCGCCGGGCAATCAGGGGTAAGATCCCCACCGGGAAGCAGCGCGTTCCGATGCGAGGGTAGCGATGGCGGAGATGCAGTCGGCGCGGGTGCTGGTCCTGGAGGACGACAAGGCCCTCTCGGAAGTCGTCTGCGAGGAGCTGCGCGCCCGGGGTTGCCACACCGTGCCCGCCCACACCGTCGCGGACGGCTTCGAGCAGCTCAAGCAGTGGGAGTTCGACGTTGCCCTCGTGGACCTCATCCTCCCCGACGGCAGCGGGATCGAGCTCCTCAAGCACATCGCGGAGGAGGAGCTGCCCACGGAATCCATCGTCCTCACCGGGTACGCCGCGGTCTCGACCGCCATCGAGGCCATGAAACTGGGGGCCTACGACTACCTCACCAAGCCGGCGCGGATGGAGGAGTTGGAGGTTCGGGTGGCCAAGGCCGCGGAGAAAGCCCGTCTGCGGCGGGAAAACCTCTCCCTGCGGGAGCGGCTCAAGCGCCAGGACCCCGCCCAGGGCCTGGTCACCGAGGATCCCGCCATGAAGGAGGTCCTGGCCACGGTGGGCCGGGTGGCGCCCTCCGACATCCCCGTGCTCATCCAAGGAGAGAGCGGGACGGGCAAGGAGCTCATCGCCCGCGCCATCCACGAAAGGAGCCCCCGGGCGGGGCTCCCGTTCTTGGCCATCAATTGCGCGGCCGTGCCGGAGAGCCTCCTGGAGAGCGAGCTCTTCGGGCACGAGAAAGGATCCTTCACGGGCGCGATCGCGCGCAAGCCCGGCCTCTTCGAGCTCGCGGACCGGGGCGTGCTCCTGCTGGATGAGGTCGGGGAGGCGCCGCTGTCGGTCCAGGTCAAGCTCCTCCGGGTCCTGGAGACCAAGGAGTTCCTGCGCGTGGGGGGGACACGTCCGGTGCGCTCCGACGTCCGGATCGTCTCCGCCACGAATCGGAACCTCAAGGAGGAGATGCACGAGGGACGGTTCCGCGAGGACCTCTACTACCGCCTGAACGGCGTCAGCCTCCAGCTTCCCGCCCTGCGCGACCGCCGCGAGGACATCCCGCTCCTGGCCCGTCACTTCGTGGACCGCTTCGCGGGCAAGAAGAAGCTCAGCGCGAAAACCCTTGAGCTGCTGAAGGCCTATTCCTGGCCGGGGAACATCCGCGAGCTGTCGATGGCGATCCAACGGGCGGTGGTGCTTTGTGCCAAAGACACCATAGAACCCGACGACCTCCCGCTGGACGTTCGGACGCCGGACTGGAAGGCTCCCGCGGTGCGCACCGAACTCACGCTGGCGGAGATGGAACGCGAGTACATTGCGACCGTGCTCGAGCAGCACCAGGGGCACCGTGGGAAGACGGCCCGGGCTCTCGGCATCGATCCAAAGACTCTCTACAACAAGCTGAGCCAAGACCAGGTGCGCAAGAAGGGCGACGACCAGGAGGGCTAGGCTCTCAGGAATCCTTCCCGAGCCAAGGGAGGAATGCCCGGGTCCCCGGACCCCAGGCCGCCCCCCAACGTACGCCAACTCACACATTTTAAGGTTCTTCCCACCCCCTCCCCCACTGGCACCGGTGTTGCCCTTCAAGGAAGGCGTCGGGGCAATCTCAGCCCCCAGAAGGAGGGTTCCACAATGTTGGAAAGCGCCGGTGACCGTCGGTCTCACAGCCTCGGGTGGGCCAAATGACCTCCTCCCTAGCACTTGCCCAGCCTCAGGCGGGCGTGGAGCCGTCGCCTCCCGCTGAGGAGTCGTACAAGGCCGAGAGCCGGCCTTCAAGCGCTCGGCAGTTCCCTGAATACCTCCGGGGGCTCCCGAGCGTCATCCAGGCCCCAACCGAGACAGCCGAGATCGGCGCCCTCATCCGGGAATCCCTGAAACCGCTGACCGAGCTGGCTCGGCATGGGATCCGCGTAGAGCTGAGCCTCCCCCCGTCTGCCGTCCGGGTGCACGCGGGCTGGCTGACTGCGAATGAGGTCCTGCGCATCCTGGCCCGTCGGGTGCTGGAGAACGTGTACGAGGGTGGCGTCCTCAGCATCGACGCTCGTCCTGTCGGGGACCGGATCATCGTCGAGATGGCCCACAGAGAGGGCACGGTGACGGCGACGTCCCCCGACGTCTACCCCAGTCCGGCCGAGGACCCGCGCTTCCGCCGCGTGAGGGCGCTCCTGGCGGGAATCGGCGGCGCCTTCATGTTGGAGCGTCAGGAATCCGGGGGGCTGTCGGTCTGGATCGCGCTGGCAGTGGCCCAGGCTTAGCCGCATCCCTCCCGGAGCGGGCTCCCCTTGCGGGGGGGGAAAATCCGTGACCGGCTCCCCCTTCCGGTGGGCAGTGATCCGGCAGGCCCAGGCGTACTCTTCCCGGGCTGCGGGGAGCGCGGCCTTCAAGGGTGGGGAAAGACACGGGAACCCGACGGCCAAGGATCGCCGCCGGCCGTATAGGAAGGGGGTCGGGCGCCGGCCGACCGCAGGCACGTCTCGGTGCGACGCGAGTGGGTCAGTTCCGCTGGCGCATCGGCACCGCGTCCGCGCTGCCTTCCTGAAGCACACGCACGGCCTTGATGTAGCGCTTGTTCAAGGCCACGAAGGGCTCGACGATCTGGGAATCATTGATCGTGACCTCCGTCATATTGAGAAACGGCCGATCATCGCAGAGCACGTCGCTCAGCCGTTTCTTGTTCTCCGGCACGAACACCTGCCCAACGTACACGCCGTCCTCGGCCTCGATCCGTACCCTCGCCCATTTCGCACGCGCGTTGTAGCTGGCGAGGCCCACTCCCTGCGTTGCCATGTCCGCCTCCAAACCTGTTCGAGCCCGGACCCCTTGTGGCCGTGCTCGCAGGATTGAATTGCAGGAGGCGGGCCAGCGGCCCGCGGACCAACAACAACCATAATATCAATTAGTTATGGTGATGGACCTAAGGGCT from Vicinamibacteria bacterium harbors:
- a CDS encoding HD domain-containing phosphohydrolase yields the protein MGLPPSRILVVDDEPSFGGLVAEVLTERGFETVSLTDPLEALERARDGSFAAAVLDLIMPKMGGLELADGIRGVSPDTQILILTGHGDMDSAIEGIRHGVFDYIGKANLQVARLERSVRQAVERWRLLRENRELLERLSRSNRHLRALLDVGVVLTGEPHLDRLLAGLVASAKELCGAAAGRALLFEPMAEGGMRVQLAVGEGSDSLPAARLGEQEGIATLVAGTGETVLLARAQDHPRYSVRCDEMPLDRPGFVCAGLHHGGIRGALTIAGAKSGAFGPEERDLLASLARQAAVAIENALAQERAINFFTHTSEILVSVMEGMDIFPPGHSRGVAALSDMVTRRLGMTDAERRSVHFAGLLHDIGKIRLDPAILKSPNYASPEVRRHIQQHPALGAELLKPITVWADILPMIHGHHEWWNGKGYPRSLSGEEIPLGARVVAVAEAFDAMTRGTPYGRKRSSEDALNEIQAFAGTQFDPKIARVFVAEYRVHGEEITSRG
- a CDS encoding response regulator yields the protein MPGFPTAGGPTRTYSVSCHNCHAPFDAFDTHWCSCAAVGRTLVCPSCRTCFCAAPPAYKRSFWIDAPGGLWDLPLAEQTPEGAPERNPHPSQLMRPLVLLVDNEPQIRRVVSRAIQSLGFGMIRGTNGEEALLLAKEYQPDLILTDALIPGLDGREMCGHIKADPETARIRVVVMTVLYPNVMYAMEAYKKFKVDEYVTKPLEFEALRALLRRHLGEPPEWAQCSTG
- a CDS encoding ATP-binding protein, translating into MAAAAKPEGLVVAIVGEGTDSRSWASVLGARGFRVVHGEELSALLPEHPVLTLIFSEPKDAPKTVTEVAGLPSPPPVTLFMGPLDEEHPHTRFVHTLIEAKREWEGTFDAIVDPVALVDGGGLLVRANLGLARVLGCSIREIISSPYREVLGEPRPGFPDPIALSLADGRPRTEETRFMKLEGTLQVTTSPLLGEADGRRGLVVILKDVSEFKENQERLLQAVRLADVGQLAAGVAHEINTPLASMALRAESLLQNAQDPRLLAIDTFKNFPRYLKTIDEEIFRCKKIIGALLDFSRSRKPEVRITDLNALAERATELVDHQMRLKQVTLSLRLDPDLRHIEADDGQIRQVLIALLMNALDATSAGGHVVVETRQDGDHGVSLSVTDDGVGIPTENLPKIFSPFFTTKPLGQGTGLGLAVCHGIVAGHGGEIRVESEVGRGTRFAMVLPTARKAPGNQG
- a CDS encoding TonB family protein translates to MAESHLPTNFGRYQVKGLVGEGSMGRVYRAFDPRAQRIVAIKTLKSEHLSSSRGHDYLNRFRREAQAAGNLAHPHIITIFDVGEDYFVMELLEGQTLASLLRPTGTFELPEALRILGLVAEGLDHAHSKGIIHRDIKPSNIMLLPDGRPKIMDFGVAHLSSTVITTAGEFVGSPSYMAPEQVTSSKASPRTDLFSFAVVAYEMLTGRRPFEGESIAQTVYAIVNAEAVCPSSWNPALPRHYDVVFRRALAKDPSVRYANATAFMAALGRRSADNVVSAMAAAESSLPEGDVPPVGDVTTHDLKAPPGAPESAPGTPAVRFAAWSHRLPPLLLAALALSATVALIALRAPRPAGRSTESPSSLLTGAIEITTDPVGAQVWVDNTKRGLSPLTLSGVLPGRHAVRVALPGFSSGELALDVPAGAFAVPLRFNLQPANAILQIRSAPDGALVFVDGHPRGTTPITTLSVSPGKHGVELTLKGFAPWFEAVQASAGDRMPLLGRLQPEPGNAPPSAHLRSLGWVHEGDFLEPGPDVTPPRKISGESAPYPEPARKLKLRGTVAVEMTITTRGEPTDLRVVESAGAALDDAVLAAVRTWRYATAEKNGVKVQTRVRVQQDFEGGRQTRAETTFP